acgtCAAGACGTAAGGTGAAATTTACCCTATTATTTTATAAGTTCTATTTTTGTACTTCAAACAAAGAGTGGCTGTGAGATTGTGAACGTGGCAGGCTCTCCTATATGCTAACTGCACTTGATTAATGCATCGTCCTAAATATGTGTAAGCAAAACATATTTTGTACGCGCGCgcgcgtgtgtatatatatatatgtatatatctagtgagagagagagagagagagagtttgaagtTTGAACTTATCTGAAGGAAGTGACGTGCAGTGCAACTAGAGGGTCGCCCCTTATGCTCGCGGCGGTAGCAGAAAAGGGAGACAAGTATTTGGTTGGAGTTTACGCCACCTATTCATCACAACACACACAATAGATTCAGAAGAAAACAGTTCTTTTGACCAAGCAATCTAAAAACGCAAAACAAGCTCTATTTTTTTAAGGTAGAGATCCTAAATTTAGCAAAATCTTAACAAGCCCTCACCGCAGCTGCTTACACGTTGCAGCAttagtttctcttctcttccagcTTATTGGGATTAATTGTTTAGGACATAAGTACAACTGTAGTTAAGTTTCTAATTATGCTTTATACTTTAAAATAATCCCCTCAAGATCTGCGTGacataaaaaaattgaagtgcTACACTTAATATATGTGGCAAACGGAAAGTTCTACTATTGTAATGATTTCTTGTTTTACAACTAGGATTTTAGGCGGAGCATGTAGTTGTAGGAGTCTACAAGTTTCACATATAATAGTTAGGTGATGACCTAAAGCACTAAAGAGTTGACAATTACAGTGATGGTCATAAAGCTGCTATTCACAATTTGACCAAGATCACTGTTTCTGGGCTATGTATATAGTTAAATTGATGATACATTTGTCTATATGTGGCCCAAACAAGAACAACAACTTCGGCCTAGAATTTCTCGCCCCTGGAGAAGCTTAtactaatatttatattatagcTTTAATATTTAATGGGTTTGGGGCCATGTGCAGCATCCTGTGATAATTATTAGTTTCGGAATGACTCGTACAGTTTCCAGTTCAATCCATAGGGGAATAGGGCTTATTTCATTTAAGAAGCcttttttaattgcattattCCTACAGTTTCTCAAACCAGCTAGTTGAAGGAATCCCTTATTACTTCATTGGCTTGTATAAACTGTATTCTTTCAGTATAGAGTCTCAGAGTACAGACTCTCAAGCCACGTATGATAAtaaacccacaaaaaaaaaaaagacctcaTACCACAACAATCTTCGAGATGTTTTTGCAGCATTGATGCTATATGAGCATCATCAACAGAATTATTGGGTAAGAGACCATCCTAATCTAGTCCACGTTTAGTTTCATTAGTTGCTAATGCTAGATTGAGTCACCGGTTTAAGTCGTGAAAGTAGTCTTTTTATAAAAGAAGAGCATAGAATTGTGTAAAAAATACTATCTGAAAAAACAGAGTTCCTGCCCCATGCTAGATTAGCACCGGAGTTGAAGTTTATGTAAGTTTTAACTGGGCAGCTGGCAAGGGTAAATCATGATTAGGGGCCCCTAAATCACTCGCGGATGTATATGCTAATTGACTATTCAGTGGAAACCTATCACCTTTTCTGTcatctcctttcttcttcttcttcttttttttttttttttttttttttgcatattgGTAACAAACTAGGGGCTCATTGGTTGCAGTTCTGGAATGctattttatgattttcaaaattaaatcaatttaagaaAATGCAATTATAAAACTATTACTTTGGAAGCAAAGTTTAATATATACCCAAggttggaagaaaaaaaaaacaaaagaaaatgccTTGTTGATTTTGAAGTTCCCAAAATTTTCAGCTTTGGAAAACCAAATTAAAGAATCCAGGCACACCCCTAATCCTATCTATAAATTATGCGTACGAGATCTTCCTGATATGGACCCTCTGCATGTGGGATCCTACCAATGGATCAGTGCACTCTACAAGGAGGACAGGGAGGACCCCATTAGTCCAACTCTCCCATCAGACGTGGGATATTCCCCAGCCATTAGAATAACATTCTTTACAGGGTCCAGATAACTTGAGACTCCATACCAACACTTCTTTGCAGTATATTATAAAACCATAGTTGCTTATATAAAGCcctaaaaataagggcaaactGACCTGTCATTGCCGTGTGCAATCCCCAAACGAGACCTTTCCGAGCCCATGCCAAGCAGTTAAGCGATCTTTGTCTTCATATTAagcaattcattcaataatttgTTTCTTCGCTGCTAAATAGACCGTTTTaagttagaaaataataataaagagaaaCAAATCACCGAAAGGGTAAAACTTAAGGCGGTGTGTTTAGTTATATGTACAATGGGATGATTTCATATGCTAAATGCAGAATGGCCTGCACAAGTGTTTGACAATCTAGCATGGCATGGCTTCTTTTGCATTATTGAAAAAGCAAACAAGCACTTGCAAGAAAGGAGCATCCAAACACCGCCTTGGAAAAGAAGCAATGGCATCACCTTTAAGACAATTTCCAAAATGTTCCTTTTGACTCCATTAATTGCCTGCACACGGGTTTTGTTAAAAGAATCATAAAACCCTGAACCAGACAAGATTTTATGATCCCCACGCTCATGTTTTTTAGACCTGAAAATCCCAAGTTCTATTCTATATATGAAATTACGTCTAATATTGTgctttaaattgaattaatatcATACATGCACAATTTTATAGAATGGGCAGTCATAAAACAGTAACCTACCTACATTGTAATAGTTTGTTGATGGAACTGAGGCCGTGGCTCAAAGAGCCGGTGGAGTGGTGCTCTATGCGTCATAATGGGATTTAACTCGATGAACTAGCTTTGCTTCCTACACTTTAAGCTGCAAAgagaagaattaaaaaataaaataaagtaactgatgaaagaaataagaaaacggATACAGAAGCTGTTGGGATCTCAAGAACATCAAGCAAGATAACTAGTGATGTAAGTGAGATGTGGAATTTTAAAGAGGGAAGGAGTACAGCTAAAGAAGATCTAAGAGatctaattccaaaattttaaaaaataaaaagaagaacaaaagtgAAAGACAAAATCGACACCCTCATGGAACCTTCTCATAGATACGACTGTATTTAGCATAGATAACATGAGGATTTAGTAAGCTGCTGAAACCCATTAGATTCTAGAATTTAATGATCCACTGAAGATTGGTTTCATACTTAGTTGAGTGAGGCAGATCCTTTGAACCTCTACCTTCTCAAATCTAGAAAGAGCCCTTCTATTCTGCAAAATCTCCTTAAAAAAGGCATTTTCCCTGCCTGGTGgcctttcttttttgttccaTATGTACTGTCActctaaaattacaaaacacaggagagagagagagagagagaggaaacaTCCTGTAAGCTTCATCGTCATGCTAGGCTTTTACACAGATTTTTATAAATGGCGTTGACAAAAAGATAATGGGTAGTCTCCAGACAAAATTATTCTACCTATAGTATTCTTATCTCCAACTACTTGTACAGCTCTTTGAGCAACTAACCTCACAAGAACTAAGacttaataatataattctAATTAGTTTGTACATTCCGGCCTGCCTATTTAAGTGTCCTCCGCTTGAATACTCAAGACACAAGCCAGCAGTTTCTCCTCTCATTATCTTCTCTTCCCACATTTCCCCCTGAACCTATTATTTTCTGCCATACACTTCATTTTTTTCTGGGAAATCCATCGAGCTATATAATTATTCCTAAAGATCTTCTCTTGCTTTCTTCTATTCATTAAAAGTGTATATGGGGCCAATTGCTCTGTGCATCGTAGCTTTGGCTGTTATAAGCATCACGCATTGGGTTTACAGATGGATGAATCCCAGGTGCAGCGGACAACTTCCGCCAGGTTCCATGGGTTTACCACTCTTAGGTGAGAGTCTTCAGTTCTTTGCCCCCAACACTTCATTTGACATACCTCCTTTCATTGAAGAGAGGATGGAAAGGTAATATCCTAGTATCTCTATCAATAACTTGTTCACTAAGCACTTCAATCAACATCACCAGTATTTGCATCCTCAGGCTTATCTCCTTACAATATGTTTCACTGTCACTTTCAGGTACGGTCCAATATTCCGAACAAGTTTGGTAGGAAGGTCAGTTATTGTATCAACAGACCCTGATTTTAGTTATTTCATCTTCCAACAAGAGGGGCAATTATTCCAGAGCTGGTACCCAGATACTTTCACGGAGATCTTTGGACGACAAAATGTGGGTTCCCTGCACGGGTTTATGTACAGGTACCTCAAGAACATGGTGCTGAATTTATTCGGTCCTGAGAGCCTGAAGAAAATGCTCCCTGAGGTTGAACAAGCAGCCTCTACAAACCTAAAGAGGTGGTCGAGTCAGGATTCAGTTGATTTAAAGGATGCTACTGCAAGTGTAAGTTTCTTCTGATAATGGCATTTTGTTATTTGAAATTCACCAACATTTTGTTGACTGATTTCTTACCATAATATGGTAATCACAGTTAATATTTGATCTGACTGCAAAGAAGTTGATAAGTTATGATCCAGAGAAGTCATCTGAAAATTTGAGGGAGAATTTTGTAGCTTTCATACAAGGATTAATTTCCTTTCCTCTGAACATTCCTGGAACAGCGTACAATAAGTGCTTACAGGTATCTAAAATCCTTTCTATACCATCTTGATTAGAGGGTACTGCAACTGTTTTAAGTTCCTATCCATTAAAGAAGGATGGAAATGAGGACAACTAAAGATTTGTCCAAGTGTATGTTGAAAGGTTTAGATAAGTTGGGTTAATCGTCAGTAAGAATACAATCTTCAGCAAGGCCAATGATCCCATGCGCTATATTATATAACTCTTTAATCACTGCAGTTGGAAAGTCATGCTGAATATTGATTTTGTAAAGACATCTAGTTCATTTTTCTAAACTTATTTGAGTTTGTCCAGGGAAGAAGTAAGGCAATGACGATGCTGAAGAACATGTTACAGGAAAGACGGACAAAGCCTAGGGAGCAGGCAGATGATTTCTTTGATTATGTCCTTGAAGAACTCAAGAAAGAGGACACAATTGTCACAGAGGAAATCGCACTGGATCTAATGTTTGTGCTACTATTTGCCAGCTTCGAGACAACCTCGTTGGCTCTAACTATGGCCGCCAAATTTCTTCTGGACCATCCTCTTGTACTCAAGGAATTAACAGTAAGTGGGTGCCACTTGTTCCAGCATAAAAATCCATCATTCTTTTATCTTATATTCTATTGTGTAAGTCCAACTGGACATACTTTTGACTCCGCCCGCAGGAAGAACACGAAGCAATTCTAAGAAGACGGGAAAATCCAAATTCTGGACTTACATGGAAAGAATATAAATCAATGAAGTTCACGTTCCAGGTGGGTTAAGTCACCTTGAATTTTTACTCTTATTTTTGCTGGTTCAAAGAAAGATATACAAGTATGTAAATTATATGGTCGTAATCGTCGAAGTCAAAACTGCAGTTCATCAATGAAACAGTGCGGCTGGCAAATATAGTTCCGGCAATCTTCAGAAAAGCATTAAGAGAAATCAATTTTAAAGGTAAGTCCATACATATTTGGTCATTTCTTGTAATTGAAAAGTAAGCTCATTTTGACATACCTCAATATAAAACTTGGGAGAAATGCAGGCTACACTATTCCAGCTGGTTGGGCGGTCATGGTCTGTCCTCCAGCTGTACACTTGAACCCTGCCAAGTACAAAGATCCCCTGCACTTCAATCCATGGAGATGGGAAGTAAGTTTATTGTTCCAAAACTACCTGCTTTTGctccatttcttttatttgcaCCCCCCTCAGTTCACTGCTAACCAGAGACCGACTATTACTCACACTTTTGAATATCTTATGAAAATTTATGACGCTCAGGGAATGGAATTGCATGGTGCATCAAAAAATTTCATGGCTTTTGGGGGTGGAATGAGGTTTTGTGTTGGAACAGACTTCACCAAAGTGCAGATGGCTGTCTTTCTCCACTGCTTGGTTACAAAATACAGGTAAAAGATTCAATTATTTATGTCTAAGCAACTATTATGCATACGAAAGAAACAGACTAAACcattcatatttgaaattatcaGATGGCGAGCAATCAAAGGAGGAAACATTGTCCGAACTCCTGGTCTGCAGTTTCCTAATGGTTTTCATGTTCAGTTGTCCGAGAGAAATGGACCAAAATAAAGAGCCAACAGAAACCTCCAGTTGATGCAAAGGCAAGTCATTTTTTTTCCGGCTAGAGGGACAATGCCAAGAGACTCCAACTTAGCACCTTAGTCAACAGAATTGCTACTCTGAAGTAGTTAAAGAGATGACTGGCAAGAGTACATCCAAAGTGGAGGGAAGGGAGGAAGCATTCACCGTGGCCTCTCCTGAATGAGCTGAAAATATTTTTGCGGAGCACCGCATAAAAAGTATTTAATCTTGCTTTTGTGTTCACTATATACTAACACTAGTATTGTAAGAATATGAAAACCTGAGGGAACAGAAAGCAATCTCCAAGCTCCCCATACGTTAGTATTCATCTATACAGGAAGTACCTGTAGCAAATACTGTATATGTTTTTGCATCATCTTTTTGTGTGTATTATCTCTTTCATCAGAAGTTTACACCTGGCTTGGTCTTCTCGCTTCCTCTATGCACCCCCTCCCCCCATCCCCAAACACGCACAGATGGataaagagaaataataatcaaataaataaacaaagggATAAAGAGAAGACAGAATGAAGAAGAGCTTTGCTCTGAAATCAGAGAAGTATTTAATAAACTGTAACCAGCATTGATATCTATTCAAAACCCACTATTCCCTATGTTTaacatgaaaatgtttttcacgcaaaatttcatttttgtgcTTGTAGTAATCCTCTTTATTTTCATCACGAATATATCTGGTAATATTTGGCAGTCCTCCAATggttttatttccttttctgcATCTACGGGGCACAGTATGGTCATCCTGCTCTTTGTCCAAGTACAACTTCTGCATGACATTGGTGCCCATGGCCCGTCCATGCTTGTGCTTATCCTTATGGACATGGTGAAGATGGTAATGATAATTAGTGTCATATTCTGAATGCTTATGTCCATGCTCGCGATGAACACTTCTTCGCTTCTTTGGGATATTATGCATGTGATACCTTCCTCCCTGCCTCTTGTGTTTTCTAATATGAAACTTGGAAACATCAGCATCAAATCCATGCTTCTGCATATTGCAAAGTCTTTGTTCATCAGCCCGAAAATGATGATCCCACCAGTCATAGAGAGGGTCAAAGAGGCCTTTTTCATGTAGAAGCCAGAGTAGAACCACCACTGCAACAACAGAAAAATGCAATACTGAATTCTCACTTGCCCTAAATATAATCATCAACAACTAGACAGCATTTTGGGAAAATTGGTGGACTAGCACCTGTAGGGAAAATTGCCAAAAGTAGACCAAACATCACCATCCAACTCATGCAAATATACTGAATGTGACAGCTGAAGTCAAAAAAACCAGAACACTTGCTTCTGCTCAACACAAAAACCACAAAATATCATCAGAAATTCTACCTCAATAACAATATCAATGACACAAGCTAGAAATCAAAACGGTTTTGCCATCAGATAGACAAAAGCTGCACAACCAGAGGTCCCATTTTCACGTGCAATGCCCATTAATAAATTGCTAAAGAGAGAACAAAATTCACTTTTTCTACTGGCAATGTTCAGAGTGTGGAGTTGCACCACGGGTACCATGCCATATTCATTTAGCAAGATACAGAAACAAATCCATATGACCACAGGAAGCAAGTATGTATATAAAGCATGTCTTCATGTAGGTAGAAGAATGAAATGGTTTTGGAGCTCACTGGTTCCGCTCTAAACACTCCTCTCCCCACCCcccaaaaagaaggcatgatgaCTTGACCCTCTACCAACAAACTGCATAATGCAGGAATATGATAGGCAAGTTGTGTGTAACATAATAGTAAACTTGAATTATCAGACATGCCTTCAGCATATTGTAAGAATTATAGTCGTCCTTATCAATGTTCATTGCATGCCACGTCCTACATGGGcactaaataaattcaatttaaacaGTATAGTAATTAGCAAGCTAAAAGCAATGGCGTCAATATatggaaaaagaataaattctATTATGGAACAAACAGTAttgcacatatatatgtttgcttAGATCCCCTCCAAATACTCAGTGCATTATCTGCACTAGTACTGTTAACTGCAGAGTTAAAAAAAAGGAGGAAATAAAATATGCTATTCAGTTCCACTAAGAAAGTAAGAACTAAACTTTAAGCAAAATGTATCATCATCATTGCACTTTATCGTAACTAAGTTAGAGTCAATGACACAACATTCacaatgtcaattgacttctaaaagtcacattgacaagaCAAATCCATGCAAATGAACAATGAGGCAAATTTTTCTCGTTGGATGCTCTTCTTGATGCAATCCTCTAGTGAAAGAATGACGAGATAAAGTTCTAACACCATCTCCATTAGAGacaagtttcatgagatggtgacAAATGAAGACAATTGATCTGGTCATATTCCATCACATAGTTGGAATAGTAAAACCAACTTAGACAATATGGAaacacaaaatgaaataaattagaaaagtgagtattaaattaataaaaaataataatttattgagcTATTAACGTAAAGAGTATTTTtggaattcaaaattttaacagGGTTTTGTATACCAAACTCATGTACTGAATTTTACTAATGGTATAGATATCAACACCAGTATCCAGAAAAGAAGACTGATTAAAAATCAGTACTTCAAGATTAAGATCAAAAATTTCATCATGTGTGGTTATCCCcattctttaaaaatataatttattacctCACAATAACTACTATTGCTGTTTTGGATGAGAACTCCCAAATCAATAATTTTCCACCACAATATAGATGTAAACATATTTCCACAGTATATAAACAACTGCCGTGCCTATCATATAAAAGGTAAAATTTATACCTACCAATCTCTTATtgtagaaaacaaaattaaaccaaGTGCAGCATGTATAGTATACAAATACATTGGCAACAACAGCATGAGAGAAGACTACTCAAATTAACCACTTTAAAGTATAGCTAACAATCTAttagaagaataaaaagaatcCCAGTGTACATTTTTTCTTGAGCACCCATAGCATTATTAACAGTTAAAATTCAAAGGATAAGAAGCAGATTTGggatatataataaaattcaaatactccttcccaaaataaatacctgCAAGTCTTGCCAGTGACAAAATCTGCCAAGCCATTCCAGAATTTGTTCCACAGGATCTCAATCGATTCAAAGAAACTATTTATACTGGTCTTTGGCGGTTGGAAGGGAATctgtaacaaaaataataatttttatcatcCAAGGAAATCATAAGAGTCAATTTCCAGTCATACTTCTGGCAGTGTATGTGCATTCATCATTGGTAAATTACTTTAACACAAGGCTAGCTATTGAATCCAAAAGCTAATATCTTAAGGGACCATATCACAGCAactctcttttatatttttaagtaactAATGATGATTATCCGTAGTACACTTTTTGGGGTCAATTAGAGAGTAAAGTGATTTATGGCTATAGAAAAATCTATGGTGTTAAATAGTATTTCCCTTAAAAATTAAGATGAGATAACCAATGCCAAAGTCCGCTCTTCAGACTGCAGTCTCATCATTTTATATCACATCTGCTCGGCTTTTAGGTCAGgataaataatgtaatttattcATGCTCACATTCCCAACATGTTACTTCTTTATTGTTGTTTAATGGAAATTCTCATAAGAGTCCTATATGACCCTGAAGAAAGgaatgatttttctattttgaaacactagacaagatatacaaaaagggaaagaaagacaatatacaaagggaaagaaataggaaaaagagagaaaaatgggaaaTCTCCTATTTCCTAaaacaagaaaggaaatctCCAACATATTTAGGAATAAATCTTAAGAAATCTTGAACAATCTTCAACATTCTCCCTCAAGCTAGTAAGTGGATATCtttcattcccagcttgcataTTATTTACTAAAATCGTGTAGTAGGAAGTCTCTTAGTGAGAACATTTGCTAATTGATCACACAATGACACATGCGGAGTGCTAATCAGCCCACTGTCGAGCTTCTCCTTTATGAAGTGTCTATTGATCTCTATATGCTTAGTTTGATCATGTTAGACAGGATTGTGTGCAATGCTGATGGCCAACTTGTTATCACAACATAGCTTCATAAGCCCAGTTATTTTAATCCTTAAGTCATCAAGGATTATTTTTAGCCACAATAACTAGTAAATCTTAACCTAGCTAACCATGGACTActtcttgctcctccatgtcACAAGATTACCTCTTAGGAACATGCAATAACCTGTAGTAGACCTTCCATCAATAAGGGATCCTACATAGTCTGCATCTGTTTAAACTTCTAGGGTTAGCTCACCACCTTTTTGGAATAATAATCCTCTCCCAAGTTTAGATTTGAGATACTGAAGTACTTTCTGAATCACTTGCAGATACTCTTCCTTAGGATCATGCTTAAATTAACTAACTACACTGACAACATAGGCTATATCTGGCCTTGTGGgtgataaataaattagtttccCAACAAGTCTTTGGCAGCTCCCTTTGTCCACAACACTGCCAGTTTCTTCTTTGCCTAATCTGTGGTTCTGTTCAGTAAGGACATTTGTTGATTTGCTACCAAGCTTTCTAGTCTCTTTTGAGTAAATCTAAaacatatttcctttgagagagaaagattcCTTGTTTGGAGTAAGCAACCTCAATCCCAAGGAAATATTTCAATCTTCCCAActccttaatctcaaattcataGGCTAAGCAAGCAATCTCTaatgcccttttttttttttttttttccaattttatcatttccagtaataattatatcattaacATAAACAAGTAGGGTATGTTTAATAAGCAACGTATAATCCCCTTGACTTTGTTTATATCCCACTTGCAGCATAACTTCTGTGAATCTCCCAAACCATGCCTGAGGAGATTTCTTCAATCCATATAGTGCTTTCTTTAGGTAGCACACCTTACCTAGTCCGATTGTTCCATAAAAAAAAGTGGCCACTTCTTCTTCCAAATCCCCATGAAGAAAATCATTCTTCACTTCAAATTGTTGTAAATTCCAATCAAAGTATGTTGCTAAAGACAATAGGACCCTCACAGTGTTTATCTTGGCTACTGGTGCAAaggtttcaagataatcaattttatatGTCTGAGTATACCCCTTTGCAACCAACCTTGCCTTGTACCATTCAAGAGAACCATCAACTTTATACTTCAAAGTATAGACTCATCTACATACCGCAGGTTTCTTGCCTCAAGGCCGAGGCACAATCTCCCaagtttgatcttttttttctaGTGCATTCATCTCCTCTTTCATGGCTTGTGCCCACTTCTTATTCTTTAAAGTGTCATGAATTGTTTTGGTATATTAATGTAATCTAGAGTGGTAAGAAAGCTTTTATGTAGGAGACAATCAGTTTAGAGACACAAAATGTTGAGTGCATTTTCTGGTTCTTTTTCTTACTACAATAGGAAGATCAAGGTCAAATTGCTCACTAATAGATGAAGGAGAAAGTGTTATTTCAGTACCTGGACTTGGTTCAAAGTCATGGATCTGTAATTGGTCCGGATTGGGCTGTACACTTCTTGAATAAACTTTCAATTCTTTGGATGATTGATTTGCTTGTGACTGCTATTGTTCCTAGGGGACATTTTAAGATTTTAGTTCTAGTTAAGGTGGTTCTGGTTCGAATGGCTTGGATTCTAAGAGTTCATCAGTATTAGGAAGttcaagtgtgtgtgtgtgtagccTGTGTGAGTGAAGGCTACTATATCAATGCTTGACTATGTAGAAACTAATCAGGAAAAGTCAAATCCACACTCTCATTGTCTCTTGGAAGTCTTCCCTTGAAGATGAGAGAATTAGTCTAAGTAGAAGGGCTTAGtttaagaaaaaatgacatCCATATTGACAAAGATTTTTTGACTAGGAGGATGGTAGCATTTATTCCCTTTCTAATGACTAGAATATCCAATGAAAACACACTTTGGGGCTTGAGGATCTAACTTAGTGCGATGTTGTTCATGGACATGAACATACGAAGTACTACCAAATATTTTGGGGGATAAACAACTTGGGTTGACACTCTTATGATAAAATTGACAAAACATACCTAGATGGCTTTGATTGCCAATGACACGAGAAGGAAGCCTATTTATCAAATAGGTAGCGGTTAAAATTGCTTCTCTCCAAAGAAGTTTAGGAACATTAGATTGAAAAAGTAACGCCCTAGTAACCTCTAAGAGATGTTTACTTTTGCATTCAataactccattttgttggggagtgtcAACACATGAGGATTCATAAACTATTCCTTGCTTTTGATA
The Diospyros lotus cultivar Yz01 chromosome 12, ASM1463336v1, whole genome shotgun sequence DNA segment above includes these coding regions:
- the LOC127814287 gene encoding cytochrome P450 87A3-like yields the protein MGPIALCIVALAVISITHWVYRWMNPRCSGQLPPGSMGLPLLGESLQFFAPNTSFDIPPFIEERMERYGPIFRTSLVGRSVIVSTDPDFSYFIFQQEGQLFQSWYPDTFTEIFGRQNVGSLHGFMYRYLKNMVLNLFGPESLKKMLPEVEQAASTNLKRWSSQDSVDLKDATASLIFDLTAKKLISYDPEKSSENLRENFVAFIQGLISFPLNIPGTAYNKCLQGRSKAMTMLKNMLQERRTKPREQADDFFDYVLEELKKEDTIVTEEIALDLMFVLLFASFETTSLALTMAAKFLLDHPLVLKELTEEHEAILRRRENPNSGLTWKEYKSMKFTFQFINETVRLANIVPAIFRKALREINFKGYTIPAGWAVMVCPPAVHLNPAKYKDPLHFNPWRWEGMELHGASKNFMAFGGGMRFCVGTDFTKVQMAVFLHCLVTKYRWRAIKGGNIVRTPGLQFPNGFHVQLSERNGPK